A portion of the Aricia agestis chromosome 1, ilAriAges1.1, whole genome shotgun sequence genome contains these proteins:
- the LOC121730647 gene encoding PHAF1 protein CG7083 — MLDLEIVPERSLGCESWEFVLGMHFSQAVSIIQSQVGTIRGVQVLYSDQNPLAVDLVINMPQDGIRLVFDPVAQRLKTIEIYNMKLVKLRYSGMCFNSPEITPSIEQVEHCFGATHPGLYDSTRHLFALNFRGLSFYFPVDSKFEPGYAHGLGSLQFPDGGSPVVARTTIYPGSQHKPGAAAAPAAPDLPLACYGHELQLRRCDVLRSGGATLGLRLHVCAGGARPPSARRPLVRFGDSCQAVARALAAPARLYYKADDKMRIHRPTARRRPPPASDYFFNYFTLGLDVLFDARTHRVKKFVLHTNYPGHYNFNMYHRCEFRLAAAAVTVTAYSRWEAVSRALRVCERPVVLNRASSTNTTNPFGSTFCYGYQDIIFEVMSNNHIASVTLYRPEGARAHASAADAGA; from the exons GCATGCACTTTTCACAAGCGGTGTCGATAATACAGAGCCAGGTGGGCACGATCCGTGGCGTGCAGGTGCTCTACAGCGACCAG AACCCGCTGGCGGTGGACCTCGTGATCAACATGCCGCAGGACGGCATCCGGCTGGTGTTCGACCCCGTCGCCCAGCGCCTCAAGACCATCGAGATATACAACATGAAACTAGTTAAGCTTAGGTATAG CGGCATGTGCTTCAACTCGCCGGAGATCACGCCGTCCATCGAGCAGGTGGAGCACTGCTTCGGCGCGACGCACCCCGGCCTGTACGACAGCACGCGCCACCTGTTCGCGCTCAACTTCCGCGGCCTCTCCTTCTACTTCCCCGTCGACAGCAAGTTCGAGCCCGGCTACGCGCACGGCCTCGGCTCGCTGCAGTTCCCCGACGGCGGCTCCCCCGTCGTCGCGCGCACCACCATCTACCCCGGCTCGCAGCACAAGCccggcgccgccgccgcgcccgccgcgcccgaCCTGCCGCTCGCCTGTTACGGCCATGAGCTGCAGCTGCGCCGCTGCGACGTGTTGCGCAGCGGCGGCGCCACGCTCGGCCTGCGCCTGCACGTGTGCGCCGGCGGCGCGCGCCCCCCCtccgcccgccgcccgctcgTGCGCTTCGGCGACTCCTGCCAGGCCGTGGCGCGCGCGCTCGCCGCCCCCGCGCGCCTCTACTACAAGGCCGACGACAAGATGCGCATCCACCGGCCCAcggcgcgccgccgcccgccgcccgcctcCGACTACTTCTTCAACTACTTCACGCTGGGGCTGGACGTGCTGTTCGACGCGCGCACGCACCGCGTCAAGAAGTTCGTGCTGCACACCAACTACCCCGGCCACTACAACTTCAACATGTACCACCGCTGCGAGTTCCGGCTGGCGGCGGCCGCGGTCACCGTGACGGCGTACAGCCGCTGGGAGGCGGTGTCGCGCGCGCTGCGCGTGTGCGAGCGCCCCGTCGTGCTCAACCGCGCCTCCTCCACCAACACCACCAACCCCTTCGGCTCCACCTTCTGCTACGGCTACCAGGACATCATCTTCGAGGTGATGTCCAACAACCACATCGCGTCCGTGACGCTGTACCGGCCGGAGGGCGCGCGCGCGCACGCCTCCGCCGCCGACGCCGGCGCGTGA